One Cucurbita pepo subsp. pepo cultivar mu-cu-16 chromosome LG07, ASM280686v2, whole genome shotgun sequence genomic region harbors:
- the LOC111798143 gene encoding homeobox protein knotted-1-like 2 isoform X1 — MEDQYNPNFHYHHHQQQHQQVHDFQISSGGSSKDIDIMKAKIISHSQFSNLLQAFLDCKKVGAPAEVAAELGSVGEEFEERRRCSMAASGGCSDPELDQFMEGYYRMLVKYREELTKPIQEAADFMERVESQLNTLCNGSFQILASDAATENRDGMGSSEEELEKGGDGGRDATEQIDPRADERELKNHLLKKYSGYLSTLKQELSKKKKKGKLPKDARQELLRWWEVHSKWPYPSEAEKLALAESTGLDQKQINNWFINQRKRHWKPSEDVQLMGMEGFYHPNTAAAAAAFYFDGHYMGDAHYRLGP, encoded by the exons atgGAAGATCAGTACAACcctaattttcattatcatcatcatcaacaacaacaCCAACAAGTTCATGATTTTCAAATAAGTAGCGGTGGGAGTAGTAAGGATATTGATATCATGAAGGCCAAAATCATCTCCCACTCTCAATTCTCTAATCTCCTCCAAGCTTTCTTGGATTGCAAAAAG gtggGAGCTCCGGCGGAGGTGGCGGCGGAGCTTGGGTCGGTAGGGGAGGAGTTTGAGGAGCGGCGGCGGTGTTCAATGGCGGCGAGTGGGGGTTGTAGTGATCCAGAACTTGATCAGTTCATG GAAGGTTACTATAGGATGTTGGTGAAGTATAGAGAGGAGCTGACAAAGCCTATTCAAGAAGCTGCTGATTTCATGGAGAGAGTTGAATCTCAGCTCAATACTCTCTGTAATGGCTCCTTCCAAATCTTAGCTTCTG ATGCAGCGACAGAAAATCGCGACGGAATGGGATCATCGGAGGAGGAGCTGGAGAAGGGCGGGGACGGTGGAAGAGATGCAACGGAACAGATCGACCCACGAGCAGACGAGCGAGAGCTAAAGAATCACTTACTAAAGAAGTACAGTGGGTATCTGAGCACTCTAAAGCAAGAGCtttcgaagaagaagaagaagggaaagctcCCAAAAGACGCAAGGCAGGAGCTGCTGAGATGGTGGGAAGTGCACAGCAAATGGCCATACCCATCG GAGGCAGAGAAGTTGGCGCTAGCGGAATCAACTGGGTTGGATCAGAAACAGATAAATAATTGGTTCATAAACCAGAGGAAAAGGCATTGGAAGCCGTCTGAGGATGTACAGTTGATGGGTATGGAGGGGTTTTACCATCCCAacactgctgctgctgctgctgcttttTACTTCGATGGGCATTACATGGGCGATGCCCATTACCGTTTGGGTCCATGA
- the LOC111798143 gene encoding homeobox protein knotted-1-like 2 isoform X2, translating into MEDQYNPNFHYHHHQQQHQQVHDFQISSGGSSKDIDIMKAKIISHSQFSNLLQAFLDCKKVGAPAEVAAELGSVGEEFEERRRCSMAASGGCSDPELDQFMEGYYRMLVKYREELTKPIQEAADFMERVESQLNTLCNGSFQILASATENRDGMGSSEEELEKGGDGGRDATEQIDPRADERELKNHLLKKYSGYLSTLKQELSKKKKKGKLPKDARQELLRWWEVHSKWPYPSEAEKLALAESTGLDQKQINNWFINQRKRHWKPSEDVQLMGMEGFYHPNTAAAAAAFYFDGHYMGDAHYRLGP; encoded by the exons atgGAAGATCAGTACAACcctaattttcattatcatcatcatcaacaacaacaCCAACAAGTTCATGATTTTCAAATAAGTAGCGGTGGGAGTAGTAAGGATATTGATATCATGAAGGCCAAAATCATCTCCCACTCTCAATTCTCTAATCTCCTCCAAGCTTTCTTGGATTGCAAAAAG gtggGAGCTCCGGCGGAGGTGGCGGCGGAGCTTGGGTCGGTAGGGGAGGAGTTTGAGGAGCGGCGGCGGTGTTCAATGGCGGCGAGTGGGGGTTGTAGTGATCCAGAACTTGATCAGTTCATG GAAGGTTACTATAGGATGTTGGTGAAGTATAGAGAGGAGCTGACAAAGCCTATTCAAGAAGCTGCTGATTTCATGGAGAGAGTTGAATCTCAGCTCAATACTCTCTGTAATGGCTCCTTCCAAATCTTAGCTTCTG CGACAGAAAATCGCGACGGAATGGGATCATCGGAGGAGGAGCTGGAGAAGGGCGGGGACGGTGGAAGAGATGCAACGGAACAGATCGACCCACGAGCAGACGAGCGAGAGCTAAAGAATCACTTACTAAAGAAGTACAGTGGGTATCTGAGCACTCTAAAGCAAGAGCtttcgaagaagaagaagaagggaaagctcCCAAAAGACGCAAGGCAGGAGCTGCTGAGATGGTGGGAAGTGCACAGCAAATGGCCATACCCATCG GAGGCAGAGAAGTTGGCGCTAGCGGAATCAACTGGGTTGGATCAGAAACAGATAAATAATTGGTTCATAAACCAGAGGAAAAGGCATTGGAAGCCGTCTGAGGATGTACAGTTGATGGGTATGGAGGGGTTTTACCATCCCAacactgctgctgctgctgctgcttttTACTTCGATGGGCATTACATGGGCGATGCCCATTACCGTTTGGGTCCATGA